GATCGAATTTCGATTCGACCCTTTTCATCCGGGCGTGAAGCGGATCGGGCGCTTGATTCTTCCGGCCATGGTCGGTTTGTCCGTAACGCAGGTGAACATCCTGGTGAACACGCTCCTGGCCTCGTACCTTCCCGAAGGCAGTCAGACCTATCTGTTCTACGGGATGCGGCTCGTCCTTTTTCCGCTGGGGATCTTCGGCGTCGCGCTCGGGACCGCCATCCTTCCCACCATGGCGAAACAGACCTCCGACGGCCAGATCCATGAATTGAAGAAGACGATCTCGTTCGGGTTGCGGTTGGTTCTCTTCATCATCATCCCGGCCATGATCGGTCTGATGACGCTCCGCATTCCGATCATTCATCTTTTCTTCCAGCACGGCCGCTTCACGGCGCAGGCGACGCTCGGCACGGCCGCCGCCTTGCTGTATTATTGCGTCGGACTGCCGGCCTTCGCGGGGATCCGGATCGTGGTGGCCGTCTTCTATTCGTTGCAGGACACGAAGACGCCGGTCAAGGTCGCGGTGGCCGCGATGGCGGTCAACATCGTTCTGTGCCTGCTGCTGATGCGGCCGTTGCTGCACGGCGGCCTGGCCTTGGCCACTTCCCTCGCGGCCGTCTTGAATTTCGGGCTTCTGGTCAAAATTCTGGACCGCCGGCTGCACGGCATCGAATGGCCCGTGATCCTTCGTTCGGTCGGGAACACGATCGCGGCCACCGTCCCGGTCGGCGTGATCGGTTGGGCCGTCGGAAATTTATCGATCTGGTCCTTCCCCGGCCAATGGGACGTTAAGGCGACCTGGCTGCTCGGCGCGATCGCGCTGTCGCTTCTCAGTTACATTGCCGCCAACCGCCTCCTGCGTTCCGAAGAGCAGGCTTTTCTCTGGGACATGGTCAAGACCAGGATCGAGAAGAAATGGGCCCGGCCGTCATGAAGGCCTTGATCCAACGCGTGCTGGAGGCGCAGGTGAGCGTGGAGGGTCGGGTCGTCGGACGGATCGGTCCGGGG
This genomic window from Nitrospiria bacterium contains:
- the murJ gene encoding murein biosynthesis integral membrane protein MurJ, giving the protein MTQESRQIAKAAGLIGLATFSSRIMGFVRDMILARLFGAGMAADAFFVAYRIPNMLRELFAEGSMSAAFIPVFTEYLGKRTKEEARELASAVFTVLLAIVAVICLLSILAAPWIVRAIAPGFASEAGKFDLTTMLSRFMFPYLLFISLAALTMGMLNSLRAFAVPAFSPVMFNVCIIAAALWLSPRLTEPIFGVAMGVVAGGAVQFFMQLPSLRRHGMMIEFRFDPFHPGVKRIGRLILPAMVGLSVTQVNILVNTLLASYLPEGSQTYLFYGMRLVLFPLGIFGVALGTAILPTMAKQTSDGQIHELKKTISFGLRLVLFIIIPAMIGLMTLRIPIIHLFFQHGRFTAQATLGTAAALLYYCVGLPAFAGIRIVVAVFYSLQDTKTPVKVAVAAMAVNIVLCLLLMRPLLHGGLALATSLAAVLNFGLLVKILDRRLHGIEWPVILRSVGNTIAATVPVGVIGWAVGNLSIWSFPGQWDVKATWLLGAIALSLLSYIAANRLLRSEEQAFLWDMVKTRIEKKWARPS